From a region of the Halorubrum sp. BV1 genome:
- a CDS encoding ATP-binding cassette domain-containing protein produces MSVEDEATTEQQQAGSVDADTAGTPKLRVENLTKQFGRIVAVEDVSLDIRPSEVFALVGDNGAGKSTLMNMLSGVHEPTEGQIYKDGQPMSFGNPSDARNNGIETVYQDLALMDDLDIATNIFMGQFPRAGFGPLKVIDWDETYERAERIMMDRLGRDLDIKTEVEFLSGGQRQLVAIGRSLAFDPDVIILDEPTSALSVDATRLVQDTIDTLADQGITIVIVSHNIESVLTHADRIGVLFRGSLVDIKQPEETDLEELNELMTTGTVASGRLDD; encoded by the coding sequence ATGAGCGTCGAAGACGAGGCCACGACGGAACAGCAGCAGGCAGGGAGCGTCGACGCCGATACGGCCGGGACGCCGAAGCTCCGAGTGGAAAACCTCACCAAGCAGTTCGGTCGTATCGTCGCCGTCGAGGACGTCTCACTCGACATCCGTCCCTCGGAGGTGTTCGCGCTCGTCGGTGACAACGGTGCCGGCAAGTCGACGCTGATGAACATGCTCAGCGGCGTCCACGAACCGACGGAGGGACAGATCTACAAGGACGGCCAACCGATGAGCTTCGGCAACCCGTCCGACGCCCGCAACAACGGCATCGAGACCGTCTACCAGGACCTCGCGTTGATGGACGACCTCGACATCGCGACGAATATCTTCATGGGCCAGTTCCCTCGGGCTGGCTTTGGTCCACTGAAGGTCATCGATTGGGACGAGACCTACGAGCGGGCCGAACGGATCATGATGGACCGGCTCGGCCGAGACTTAGACATCAAAACCGAGGTGGAGTTCCTCTCGGGCGGCCAGCGACAGCTCGTCGCAATCGGTCGGTCGCTCGCGTTCGATCCTGACGTCATCATTCTCGATGAGCCCACGAGCGCGCTGTCGGTCGACGCGACCCGGCTCGTCCAGGACACCATCGACACACTGGCCGACCAAGGGATCACGATCGTTATCGTCAGCCACAACATCGAGTCGGTGCTGACACACGCCGACCGCATCGGCGTCCTGTTCCGGGGCTCGCTCGTCGATATCAAACAGCCGGAGGAGACCGACTTAGAGGAGTTGAACGAGCTAATGACGACCGGGACGGTGGCGAGCGGTCGTCTCGACGACTAA
- a CDS encoding SMP-30/gluconolactonase/LRE family protein, whose translation MSTPERVVDIECETGEGPLWHPDDERLYWCDIPKGRIYRYDPAVDDYECVYRDDNERIGGFTIQRDGSLLLFQEAGAVRRLSRGDWTAETVLDPDPDRFHERFNDVTADPEGRVFAGVMPDTERGLPGQLYRLDTDGTVTLVRESCVLPNGMGFTPDLSHLYFTDTCEVDPAEPGYIYRYDYDRASGRLSDPEVFVDASDIDGYPDGMTVDSEGHVWSAFWDGSAIHRFAPDGTHERTISFDARKVSSLTFAGDDYDSAYVTTACVDTRETEGAGAGSLYRVDLGVTGRPEFRSAIDL comes from the coding sequence ATGAGCACGCCCGAACGAGTCGTCGACATCGAATGTGAGACCGGTGAGGGGCCGCTGTGGCATCCCGACGACGAACGGCTCTACTGGTGTGACATCCCGAAAGGGCGGATCTATCGCTACGATCCGGCGGTCGACGACTACGAGTGCGTCTATCGGGACGACAACGAGCGGATCGGCGGCTTCACCATCCAGCGGGACGGGTCGCTGTTGCTGTTCCAAGAGGCGGGTGCGGTCCGGCGGCTCTCTCGGGGTGACTGGACGGCTGAAACCGTCCTCGATCCGGACCCCGACCGGTTTCACGAGCGGTTCAACGATGTCACCGCGGACCCGGAGGGGCGGGTTTTCGCCGGCGTCATGCCGGACACCGAGCGCGGACTCCCCGGACAGCTGTACCGGCTGGACACCGACGGGACAGTCACTCTCGTCCGGGAGTCCTGCGTGCTCCCGAACGGGATGGGGTTCACGCCCGACCTGTCGCACCTGTACTTCACCGACACCTGCGAAGTCGACCCGGCGGAACCGGGGTACATCTACCGATACGACTACGACCGCGCGAGCGGGAGACTGTCCGACCCGGAGGTGTTCGTCGACGCGAGCGACATCGACGGGTACCCCGACGGGATGACGGTCGACAGCGAGGGGCACGTCTGGTCGGCGTTCTGGGACGGGAGCGCTATCCACCGGTTCGCGCCCGACGGGACCCACGAGCGGACCATCTCGTTTGACGCTCGGAAGGTGTCGTCGCTGACCTTCGCCGGCGACGACTACGACTCGGCGTACGTGACGACGGCGTGCGTCGACACCCGCGAAACCGAAGGCGCGGGCGCGGGAAGCCTCTACCGCGTGGATCTCGGTGTGACCGGTCGGCCCGAGTTCCGCTCCGCGATCGACCTCTGA
- a CDS encoding mannonate dehydratase, whose protein sequence is MVSPALILPHEPDERWHLARQMGVTDAVIHPLEIGDGRTQWTYDDLQGLSNWLSDVGLNFSVLEGSVPISDRVRLGREGRDEDIAVFKRFLRNCGEVGIPVVCYDWMAGVRWARTAAHVEARGGSSVTEFDITKTHGGPETLPDATHEDLWEGLEHFLQEVVPVAEEAGVKLGLHPDDPPRASLRDIPRIVTSVENYDRVLDIYDSEYNGITFCQGNFAAMGADIPETIARFGDRINFVHFRDIEGDADSFVETWHDDGPTDMLAAMRAYERHVGDDVPMRPDHVPTMAGEDNSNPGYHTNGRLFAIGYMRGLREQVQAEG, encoded by the coding sequence ATGGTTTCGCCCGCACTCATACTGCCACACGAACCGGACGAACGCTGGCACCTCGCCCGACAGATGGGTGTCACAGACGCCGTCATCCACCCGCTCGAGATCGGCGACGGTCGGACGCAGTGGACCTACGACGACCTGCAGGGGCTCTCGAACTGGCTGTCCGACGTCGGATTGAACTTCTCCGTCCTAGAGGGAAGCGTTCCCATCTCGGATCGCGTCCGCCTCGGCCGTGAGGGCCGGGACGAAGATATCGCGGTCTTCAAACGGTTCCTCCGGAACTGCGGGGAGGTCGGTATCCCGGTGGTCTGCTACGACTGGATGGCGGGCGTCCGTTGGGCGCGGACTGCGGCCCACGTCGAGGCCCGCGGTGGTTCCTCCGTCACCGAGTTCGATATCACCAAGACCCACGGTGGTCCCGAGACGCTCCCCGACGCCACACACGAGGACCTCTGGGAGGGGTTAGAACACTTCCTGCAGGAGGTCGTCCCCGTCGCGGAGGAGGCGGGGGTGAAACTCGGCCTCCACCCCGACGACCCGCCCCGAGCGTCGCTGCGTGACATCCCTCGTATCGTTACGAGCGTCGAGAACTACGACCGCGTGCTGGACATCTACGACAGCGAATACAACGGTATCACGTTCTGTCAGGGTAACTTCGCCGCGATGGGGGCGGACATTCCAGAGACGATAGCGCGGTTCGGCGACCGAATCAACTTCGTTCACTTCCGTGACATCGAGGGCGACGCCGACAGCTTCGTCGAGACGTGGCACGACGACGGACCGACCGACATGCTCGCCGCGATGCGAGCCTACGAACGCCACGTCGGCGACGACGTCCCGATGCGACCCGACCACGTCCCGACGATGGCCGGCGAGGACAACTCCAACCCCGGCTACCACACGAACGGGCGCCTGTTCGCCATCGGATACATGCGCGGACTGCGAGAACAGGTCCAAGCCGAGGGTTAA
- a CDS encoding L-rhamnose mutarotase gives MADTERAVYVQRLDPDQREAYVEAHDDVPEGVTDAMERGGVETFELYVRDDIAVCILECADLDAYLEAVDGDEAVADWERYTSRFKQSGVDADADPKDGIPFMERVWRFDPDAE, from the coding sequence ATGGCAGATACCGAGCGCGCCGTCTACGTCCAGCGACTCGACCCCGACCAGCGCGAGGCGTACGTCGAAGCCCACGACGACGTCCCCGAGGGAGTGACTGACGCGATGGAACGTGGGGGAGTCGAAACGTTCGAACTGTACGTCCGCGACGATATCGCGGTCTGTATCCTAGAATGTGCAGATCTCGATGCCTATCTCGAGGCCGTCGACGGCGACGAGGCCGTCGCCGACTGGGAGCGGTACACCAGCCGATTCAAACAGTCGGGCGTCGACGCCGATGCCGACCCGAAAGACGGCATCCCGTTCATGGAGCGGGTCTGGCGGTTCGACCCCGACGCCGAATGA
- a CDS encoding aldo/keto reductase — protein MDYRQLGSTGTRVSELCLGTWRFGKETNGVVETGREEAHELLDAAWDRGVNFIDTANVYGSPHGTSEEYIGEWLADHDRTDFVIASKVYFPFDGWGEPGPNDSGLGRKHIRAQVEGTLDRLGTDYLDLYYIHRWDENSDIEETLRTLNDLVREGKVHYLGASTMAAWQLTKALWKSDTEGLEQFEVTQPLHHAGYYDDVKEYLDVCADQDIAVCPYSPLAGGFLTGKYERADPDDPEAVEAPDGSRGSFDDFFDDYYLSERGWHVLDEIRTVATEVDATPAQVSLRWLMDWDEITCIPIVGARTVDQLDENVAATDIDLSDAQWDRIMDARYDPDGNLWGH, from the coding sequence ATGGACTATCGACAGCTCGGCAGTACGGGGACTCGCGTCTCGGAGCTCTGTCTCGGGACGTGGCGCTTCGGCAAGGAGACAAACGGCGTGGTCGAGACTGGGCGAGAGGAGGCCCACGAACTGCTGGACGCGGCCTGGGATCGCGGTGTCAACTTCATCGACACGGCGAACGTCTACGGCTCACCACACGGGACCAGCGAGGAGTACATCGGAGAGTGGCTTGCGGACCACGACCGGACGGACTTCGTCATCGCCTCGAAGGTGTACTTCCCGTTCGACGGGTGGGGTGAGCCCGGTCCGAACGATTCCGGACTGGGCCGCAAGCACATCCGCGCTCAGGTCGAAGGGACGTTGGATCGCCTCGGGACCGACTATCTGGACCTGTACTACATTCACCGTTGGGACGAGAACAGCGACATCGAGGAGACCCTGCGGACACTAAACGACCTCGTGCGCGAGGGGAAAGTCCACTACCTCGGTGCCTCCACTATGGCGGCCTGGCAACTGACCAAGGCCCTCTGGAAGTCCGATACGGAGGGCCTCGAACAGTTCGAGGTGACACAGCCGCTTCACCACGCCGGCTACTACGACGACGTGAAAGAGTACCTCGATGTCTGTGCCGACCAAGACATCGCGGTCTGTCCGTACTCACCGCTTGCGGGTGGCTTCCTCACTGGGAAGTACGAACGCGCTGATCCGGACGACCCGGAAGCGGTCGAGGCTCCCGACGGGTCTCGGGGGAGCTTCGACGACTTCTTCGACGACTACTACCTCTCCGAGCGGGGCTGGCACGTGCTCGATGAGATCCGGACTGTCGCGACGGAGGTCGACGCCACGCCCGCACAGGTATCCCTGCGCTGGCTGATGGACTGGGACGAGATCACCTGTATCCCTATCGTCGGGGCCCGTACGGTCGACCAACTCGACGAGAACGTCGCGGCGACCGATATCGACCTCTCGGACGCCCAGTGGGACCGCATCATGGATGCGCGGTACGACCCCGACGGGAACCTCTGGGGACACTGA
- a CDS encoding SDR family NAD(P)-dependent oxidoreductase — protein MSRTRHTDRTVVVTGAASGIGRGIARRFGDEGANVVVADIQREPKQGARYDSDVTTPTDVVITEETPGEATYVETDVGDPDSVAAMIESAVDTYGGIDVLVNNAGIQIVGDSQSTTIEEWQRSIDIDLSGAFYCAKFAVPHLVERRGQIINIGSVRGFEGGGGPPYAAAKGGVVNMTRDLAIELGEDGVRVNCINPGYIETPLQDINTDEDVAKAEEHTLLPRFGKPEDVGDAAVFLASDEAAFITGVNLPVDGGWLAHSGL, from the coding sequence ATGTCCAGAACGCGACACACCGATCGAACGGTCGTCGTCACCGGCGCGGCGAGTGGCATCGGACGCGGCATCGCACGACGATTCGGCGACGAGGGCGCGAACGTCGTTGTAGCCGACATCCAGCGGGAGCCGAAGCAGGGTGCCCGATACGACAGCGACGTGACCACCCCGACGGACGTCGTTATCACCGAGGAAACGCCCGGCGAGGCCACGTACGTCGAAACTGACGTCGGCGATCCCGACAGCGTCGCCGCGATGATCGAGAGTGCGGTCGATACGTACGGCGGCATCGACGTCCTCGTCAACAACGCCGGCATCCAGATCGTCGGGGATTCGCAGTCGACGACCATCGAGGAGTGGCAGCGGTCCATCGACATCGACCTGAGCGGGGCGTTCTACTGCGCCAAGTTCGCGGTCCCGCACCTCGTCGAACGCCGCGGACAGATAATCAACATCGGCTCCGTGCGAGGCTTCGAAGGCGGCGGGGGGCCACCGTACGCGGCGGCGAAAGGCGGCGTCGTCAACATGACCCGGGACTTAGCGATAGAACTGGGCGAGGACGGCGTCCGAGTCAACTGTATCAATCCCGGATACATCGAGACGCCGCTGCAGGACATCAACACCGACGAGGACGTCGCCAAGGCCGAAGAACATACGCTTTTGCCCCGGTTCGGGAAACCTGAAGATGTCGGCGACGCCGCCGTGTTCCTCGCCAGCGACGAGGCGGCGTTCATCACCGGTGTGAACCTCCCGGTCGACGGTGGCTGGCTCGCACACAGCGGGCTGTGA
- the rhcF gene encoding 2,4-diketo-3-deoxy-L-rhamnonate hydrolase (part of the rhamnose catabolism pathway): MQFVRYTTSGSPAWGIRRDAEIIPLAGLRETVTYQQLTDEGFLRVVEDAADAMAAQAVPVSEANLLAPVPRPGKIICVGLNYHDHAEEQDEDVPERPLLFGKSGTAVTNPGDPIVHPAELDEVDFEVELGVVIGRTAKDVSTADARDYIAGYTAINDVSGRDAQFDDGQFFRGKSYDTFAPMGPTLVPDERLDPESLDVACRVNGETMQSSNTEEFIFGVESVVSYISGITTLRPGDVISTGTPGGVGIFRDPPELLEPGDSVDVEIEGIGTLTNPVVAERD; the protein is encoded by the coding sequence ATGCAGTTCGTCAGATACACGACCAGCGGTTCACCAGCATGGGGTATCCGCCGCGACGCGGAGATCATTCCACTGGCGGGACTCAGAGAAACGGTCACGTACCAACAGTTGACCGACGAGGGCTTCCTCCGAGTCGTGGAAGACGCCGCCGATGCGATGGCCGCACAAGCCGTCCCCGTGTCGGAAGCGAATCTCCTCGCCCCGGTTCCACGGCCGGGCAAGATCATCTGCGTGGGACTGAACTACCACGACCACGCGGAAGAGCAGGACGAGGACGTACCCGAACGCCCCCTCCTGTTCGGGAAGTCGGGAACCGCGGTCACCAATCCCGGCGATCCGATCGTCCACCCCGCCGAACTTGACGAGGTCGACTTCGAAGTCGAGCTCGGCGTGGTCATCGGCCGAACCGCAAAGGACGTCTCGACCGCAGATGCGCGCGACTACATCGCCGGCTACACCGCGATCAACGACGTGAGCGGACGGGACGCACAGTTCGACGACGGCCAGTTCTTCCGTGGGAAGAGTTACGACACCTTCGCACCGATGGGGCCGACGCTGGTCCCCGACGAACGACTCGACCCGGAGAGCCTAGACGTGGCCTGCCGCGTCAACGGCGAGACGATGCAGTCGTCGAACACCGAGGAGTTCATTTTCGGCGTCGAATCGGTCGTCTCCTACATCAGCGGAATTACGACGCTTCGCCCGGGCGATGTTATTTCGACGGGGACCCCCGGCGGAGTCGGCATCTTCCGCGACCCGCCGGAGCTGCTCGAACCGGGTGATTCGGTCGACGTCGAAATCGAAGGCATTGGGACACTGACGAATCCCGTCGTCGCCGAGCGAGACTGA
- a CDS encoding sensor histidine kinase KdpD has translation MSDILQTIVPGVTAAFLAVCGYWTTLAARPAEKQAAGTLMAVLLMATATGTVAMVLLLEADKLQSTFDWLFAFTAAMSAGAIVGVPIGFGFDSLAFYQQSLESEYRQTRQLNQRLRVLNRVLRHNVRNELNVALGGLEFVEMDLTSDQSRDWYRRSTAALDRLRTHTEKLIQLDSERLFGSETTTVDVAVFIRASLISDAVLSTPDRVTLETPDAAPVVAHPLIGSAIIEALHNALVHAPDSELTVRIRVRAAADRVTVEIADTGPGIPAIELKALERADEDSLTHGQGVGLWFIKWVVDASDGTLSFEANEPTGTIVRMHLPHAPSA, from the coding sequence TTGAGTGATATCCTGCAGACGATCGTTCCAGGGGTCACGGCGGCGTTTCTCGCGGTGTGTGGCTATTGGACGACCCTCGCGGCCCGGCCGGCAGAGAAACAGGCGGCTGGCACGCTGATGGCCGTTCTGTTAATGGCGACTGCGACGGGAACGGTCGCTATGGTGCTGTTATTAGAGGCTGACAAACTGCAGTCGACCTTCGATTGGCTGTTCGCGTTCACTGCCGCGATGAGTGCCGGGGCAATCGTGGGGGTCCCGATCGGCTTCGGGTTCGATTCGCTGGCTTTCTATCAGCAGTCACTCGAATCAGAGTACCGACAGACCAGACAGCTCAATCAACGGCTTCGCGTGCTCAATCGGGTGTTACGGCACAACGTCCGCAACGAGTTGAACGTCGCGCTCGGCGGACTGGAGTTCGTCGAGATGGACCTCACAAGCGACCAGAGTCGCGACTGGTACCGCCGATCAACAGCGGCCCTTGATCGGCTCCGAACCCACACTGAAAAGCTGATTCAGCTCGATTCGGAGAGGCTGTTCGGCTCCGAGACGACAACCGTCGACGTTGCCGTCTTCATCCGGGCGTCTCTTATTTCGGACGCCGTGCTCTCCACGCCCGACCGAGTGACGCTTGAGACGCCAGACGCCGCCCCCGTCGTAGCGCACCCACTTATCGGGTCGGCCATCATCGAAGCGCTCCATAACGCGTTGGTCCACGCCCCCGACTCCGAGCTGACAGTGCGCATCCGCGTCCGCGCGGCGGCCGACCGGGTCACCGTCGAGATCGCTGACACGGGACCGGGAATTCCCGCGATCGAACTCAAGGCGCTTGAGCGGGCCGATGAGGACTCGCTCACCCACGGGCAGGGCGTCGGCCTGTGGTTCATCAAATGGGTGGTCGATGCGTCGGATGGGACGCTGTCGTTCGAGGCGAACGAACCGACCGGAACGATCGTCCGGATGCACCTTCCGCACGCGCCATCGGCCTGA
- a CDS encoding PAS domain S-box protein, with product MSTPDTDTDILFRRVQDIADIGIWEYDLQTASLSWSVGIHQIHDVEEAYEPTWEEALEFYHPDDRDEIKDVVNRAVEQGEPYDRELRIVRPDGTVRDVRALGEVNTDEHGDTTLVRGVLHDITERKQRERELRQFSEAVEQAAHAIYITDTDGTIEYVNPAFEVITGYTAEETIGDTPAILSSGTYDETFYATLWETILAGENWKHEMVDERKDGQRIILDQTIAPIQTADGDIEGFVAINRDITERKAREEQLQIYEYACNSALSGIAIASLDGELQSVNPAFCEMWGYDDHETVRGRSVTEFWSDPEAAADVVTTIRETGSWKGELHAVRQDETTFTAYCSASYVENDAGEPIAMMSSFVDVTDQKRHEQKLRQANEELEMLNRVVRHDIRNDMAVILGWAEFLEEHVDDTGSDHLTKILTSGKHIVELTEIARDYVETITSEETVEIKPTPVRSVLDTEITLRQESYPDADIHTVGSIPCVEVQANEMLSSVFRNLLNNAVQHNDKDRPVVEVLAEEHADNVEIAIRDNGPGIPESRQETIFGKGEQSIESSGTGVGLYLVQMIVEQYGGDIAVRNADTEGAVFTLRLPKAT from the coding sequence ATGTCTACTCCGGATACTGATACCGATATCCTCTTTCGTCGCGTTCAGGATATCGCTGACATCGGTATCTGGGAGTACGATCTACAGACGGCGTCTCTCAGCTGGTCCGTTGGTATCCACCAGATACACGACGTGGAGGAGGCGTACGAGCCGACTTGGGAGGAGGCACTCGAGTTCTACCACCCGGACGACCGCGACGAGATCAAAGACGTTGTGAATCGAGCGGTTGAACAGGGGGAACCGTACGATCGTGAACTGCGTATCGTTCGCCCTGACGGTACCGTTCGGGACGTCCGTGCTCTGGGGGAAGTGAACACCGACGAACACGGAGACACCACGCTCGTTCGGGGCGTGTTGCATGACATCACTGAACGCAAACAGCGGGAGCGAGAACTCCGGCAATTCAGTGAGGCCGTTGAGCAGGCCGCTCACGCCATCTACATTACTGACACCGACGGGACAATCGAATATGTCAATCCAGCATTTGAGGTGATTACGGGGTACACTGCCGAAGAGACGATCGGTGACACTCCTGCTATTCTCAGTTCGGGAACGTACGACGAGACGTTCTATGCTACCCTTTGGGAGACTATTCTTGCAGGAGAGAATTGGAAACACGAAATGGTCGATGAACGGAAGGACGGCCAGCGGATCATTCTTGACCAGACGATTGCACCGATCCAGACTGCGGATGGGGATATAGAGGGTTTCGTTGCGATCAACCGAGATATCACCGAGCGGAAAGCGCGCGAAGAGCAGCTCCAGATCTATGAGTACGCCTGTAATTCAGCCCTCAGTGGGATTGCAATTGCCAGTCTGGACGGCGAATTACAGTCGGTGAATCCTGCATTCTGTGAGATGTGGGGGTACGATGATCACGAAACCGTCCGTGGGAGATCAGTCACCGAGTTCTGGAGTGATCCGGAGGCCGCCGCAGACGTCGTCACCACGATTCGAGAAACCGGGAGCTGGAAAGGAGAACTCCATGCCGTCCGCCAAGACGAAACGACGTTTACCGCGTACTGTTCGGCCAGCTACGTGGAAAATGATGCCGGCGAACCGATCGCCATGATGTCCTCGTTCGTCGATGTTACCGATCAGAAGAGACACGAGCAGAAATTGCGACAGGCCAATGAGGAACTCGAGATGTTGAATCGCGTTGTTCGTCACGACATTCGCAACGACATGGCAGTGATTCTCGGCTGGGCCGAATTCCTCGAAGAGCACGTCGACGATACCGGCTCGGATCACCTCACAAAGATTCTCACGAGTGGTAAACACATTGTCGAACTTACAGAAATCGCTCGTGATTATGTGGAGACGATTACGAGCGAAGAAACGGTTGAAATCAAGCCCACACCAGTACGGTCAGTTCTGGACACTGAGATCACTCTCCGACAAGAGTCCTATCCGGATGCAGACATCCACACCGTCGGATCGATTCCGTGTGTCGAAGTGCAGGCCAACGAGATGCTGTCATCGGTGTTTCGAAACCTGTTGAATAACGCTGTCCAGCACAACGACAAAGACCGGCCCGTTGTCGAGGTACTGGCTGAAGAACACGCCGACAACGTGGAAATTGCCATTAGAGACAACGGTCCGGGCATCCCAGAGAGTCGGCAAGAGACAATTTTCGGGAAAGGAGAGCAAAGTATCGAGAGTAGTGGGACCGGGGTCGGACTGTATCTCGTTCAGATGATCGTTGAACAATATGGCGGCGATATCGCGGTACGGAATGCCGATACAGAAGGAGCAGTGTTCACTCTGCGACTTCCCAAAGCGACTTGA
- a CDS encoding methyl-accepting chemotaxis protein has protein sequence MLDKARLRSIDLRPKIILAFVIVAVLVAVTGAIGYTSVAAVDEEAHIIAEDGQKMDASAEMIVAIEQQHGAIQAAQLGDENAHQQFEEARQQFNEEAQHLQEAELSPQQEERFSTLMSQHEEYNTLGSEFFEARQEGDTELATQTAGEMASLRTQMEGQAHAIEESAQANLESQVAIADSTTQTAQMRVIGLTIGAFVVALVIGLFVAKRITSPVSQLTEATVAASNGEFNTDIDDHPENDELGRMIDAFQEMQANLNAVFDEVDTFSADLATGDDGLRTRERKTDFPGLYGEIMANLDHGANQVVSGFEEIRMASENLQNGQLNQDIDTDMPGYYGQILVSLDAGISQLNESLVAVQRTTDEVAAASEETATTAAKLDDASDEVATSVDELQQASEDVARSVQEISAGATEQSDDLQRVANEMSDLSAAVEEVASSAEEVSMTAQNAVERGLEGQAAASEATDEIAAIESQATEAAAQVKALDDKITEINEIVDLITDIAEQTNLLALNASIEAARAGEAGEGFAVVADEIKTLAEEVDEATTEIETQIQDIQSTTSETVAGMEEMTERVDRGAETIEDAIEMFDEIAQAVDEAESGVQEISSATDDQAASTEEVVSTVEEVASVSDQTASEASTVSAATEEQTSSLSEVAETAEHLSALSDASTAEQLSTASETLRKQVAKFELDTTTTVDTATAGTPSATQAVSATDGGEDREPTQPDDQS, from the coding sequence ATGCTTGACAAGGCGCGCTTACGGAGTATCGATCTCCGACCGAAAATCATACTCGCCTTCGTCATTGTCGCTGTTTTAGTCGCCGTTACCGGGGCCATCGGCTACACCTCGGTCGCCGCCGTTGACGAGGAAGCACACATCATCGCGGAAGATGGACAGAAAATGGACGCGAGCGCGGAGATGATTGTTGCCATCGAACAGCAGCATGGGGCGATACAGGCCGCCCAACTTGGTGACGAAAACGCACACCAACAGTTCGAAGAAGCTCGTCAACAGTTCAACGAAGAGGCACAACATCTCCAAGAAGCGGAGTTGAGCCCACAACAGGAAGAGCGGTTCTCAACGCTCATGTCTCAACATGAGGAGTACAATACGCTCGGAAGCGAGTTCTTTGAAGCACGCCAAGAGGGGGACACCGAACTAGCGACCCAGACGGCCGGCGAAATGGCGTCATTGAGAACCCAGATGGAGGGACAGGCACACGCAATCGAGGAATCGGCACAAGCTAACCTGGAATCCCAAGTAGCGATTGCTGATAGCACGACTCAAACGGCACAGATGAGGGTAATCGGACTCACGATCGGTGCGTTTGTCGTCGCGCTCGTGATCGGATTGTTCGTCGCAAAGCGGATCACCTCACCCGTCTCTCAACTCACCGAGGCCACCGTCGCCGCCAGTAACGGCGAGTTCAACACCGATATCGACGACCACCCCGAAAACGACGAGCTCGGTCGGATGATCGATGCGTTCCAGGAGATGCAGGCGAACCTCAACGCGGTGTTCGACGAAGTCGATACGTTCAGTGCAGATCTGGCAACCGGCGACGACGGACTTCGAACCCGTGAGCGGAAGACGGACTTCCCGGGGCTGTACGGCGAGATCATGGCCAATTTGGATCACGGTGCGAATCAAGTTGTCTCCGGATTCGAAGAGATACGGATGGCCAGCGAGAACCTCCAAAACGGGCAGCTCAATCAGGATATCGACACGGACATGCCCGGCTACTACGGGCAAATACTGGTCTCACTCGATGCCGGAATCAGCCAACTCAACGAGAGTCTCGTCGCCGTCCAGCGAACCACCGACGAGGTCGCAGCGGCCAGCGAGGAGACGGCAACAACCGCGGCCAAACTTGACGACGCGAGTGACGAGGTCGCGACGTCCGTCGATGAACTTCAGCAGGCGAGCGAGGACGTCGCACGATCGGTTCAAGAAATCAGCGCCGGAGCCACCGAACAGAGTGACGACCTCCAACGTGTGGCCAACGAGATGAGCGATCTGTCGGCGGCCGTCGAGGAGGTCGCCTCCTCGGCTGAAGAGGTGAGTATGACCGCACAGAACGCCGTCGAACGCGGTCTCGAAGGGCAAGCGGCGGCCTCCGAGGCTACTGACGAGATCGCCGCGATCGAATCACAGGCGACTGAAGCTGCGGCGCAGGTCAAAGCGCTCGATGACAAAATCACCGAAATAAACGAGATCGTCGACCTCATCACGGACATCGCCGAGCAGACGAACCTACTTGCGCTGAACGCCTCGATTGAGGCGGCCCGCGCCGGTGAAGCTGGCGAAGGATTCGCCGTCGTCGCAGACGAAATCAAAACACTTGCCGAGGAGGTGGACGAGGCAACGACCGAAATCGAAACCCAAATCCAAGACATCCAATCGACGACGAGCGAGACGGTTGCGGGGATGGAAGAGATGACGGAACGCGTCGATCGCGGTGCGGAAACGATCGAGGACGCGATCGAGATGTTCGACGAGATCGCACAGGCAGTCGACGAAGCCGAGTCGGGCGTCCAGGAGATCAGCAGTGCGACCGACGATCAGGCCGCTTCGACCGAGGAGGTCGTATCGACAGTCGAAGAAGTAGCGAGCGTGAGCGATCAAACCGCGAGCGAGGCGAGTACGGTTTCGGCGGCTACGGAAGAGCAAACATCGTCCCTGTCGGAGGTGGCAGAAACGGCCGAACATCTATCGGCCCTCTCGGACGCGTCAACCGCGGAGCAGCTCTCGACGGCGTCGGAGACGCTCCGCAAGCAGGTTGCAAAGTTCGAACTCGATACTACGACAACAGTTGACACGGCAACAGCCGGCACACCAAGTGCGACACAGGCGGTCAGCGCGACAGACGGAGGTGAGGATCGAGAACCGACACAGCCTGACGATCAGTCCTAG